From Pectinophora gossypiella chromosome 16, ilPecGoss1.1, whole genome shotgun sequence, one genomic window encodes:
- the LOC126374101 gene encoding uncharacterized protein LOC126374101, whose amino-acid sequence MTVKLILISIVCLVPAVFCVRCFQCASSQNKLEDTCGAYKRFDKDSHIAVDCNSDESHMPGSFCMKLTQQGPKGFIWDGRWRQVIRRCASVADTGVTGVCNWGVYDNGVYWEECYCSADECNNSSFIQSSVALLFSSTILALYVHFW is encoded by the exons ATGACCGTGAAATTGATTTTAATAAGCATTGTATGCTTAGTTCCAGCAG TTTTCTGTGTGAGATGTTTCCAATGTGCCTCATCACAGAACAAATTAGAGGATACCTGTGGTGCTTATAAGAGATTCGACAAGGATAGTCACATAGCAGTTGATTGCAACAGTGATGAATCTCATATGCCTGGCTCATTTTGCATGAAGCTCACTCAACAAGGACCCAAAGGATTTATCT GGGACGGTAGATGGCGTCAAGTTATCCGCCGTTGTGCGTCCGTAGCCGACACCGGTGTCACAGGTGTTTGTAACTGGGGAGTGTACGACAACGGAGTGTATTGGGAAGAATGTTATTGTTCCGCTGATGAGTGCAACAACTCCTCATTTATACAATCTTCCGTAGCTTTACTCTTTAGCAGCACAATCTTAGCACTGTATGTGCACTTTTGGTGA
- the LOC126374098 gene encoding uncharacterized protein LOC126374098 — MSQCYRTAICLFIVLCAVPYALSIKCWNCRSNNDPKCADPFDNSTVPITDCKQEKGLPHLPGVRPSMCRKIRQKVNGEWRYFRDCAYLGEVGIQGDERFCLMRTGTYNIFIEYCTCNSKDGCNGSYLFTPKPLLMLVLVVAPWLSLKLAA; from the exons ATGAGCCAGTGTTACAGAACTgctatttgtttgtttattgtgcTCTGCGCGGTTCCTTACG CGCTCAGCATCAAATGTTGGAACTGCCGGTCGAACAACGATCCAAAATGCGCGGATCCGTTCGATAATAGTACCGTTCCAATCACAGATTGTAAACAAGAGAAGGGTCTTCCTCACCTACCAGGCGTCCGACCAAGCATGTGCCGGAAAATACGGCAGAAAG TAAATGGTGAATGGCGATACTTCAGAGACTGTGCATACTTAGGGGAAGTTGGTATTCAGGGCGATGAGAGGTTCTGTCTCATGAGAACTGGAACCTACAACATCTTCATCGAATATTGTACTTGCAACAGTAAGGATGGATGTAATGGTTCATACCTTTTCACACCAAAGCCTCTTCTGATGTTAGTGTTAGTTGTGGCACCGTGGTTGTCCCTCAAACTTGCAGCGTAA